In Myxocyprinus asiaticus isolate MX2 ecotype Aquarium Trade chromosome 3, UBuf_Myxa_2, whole genome shotgun sequence, the following proteins share a genomic window:
- the LOC127418027 gene encoding elongation factor 2-like isoform X1 translates to MVNFTIDQIREIMDKKSNIRNMSVIAHVDHGKSTLTDSLVCKAGIIASARAGETRFTDTRKDEQERCITIKSTAISLYYELHENDLDFIKQCKDGSGFLINLIDSPGHVDFSSEVTAALRVTDGALVVVDCVSGVCVQTETVLRQAIAERIKPVLMMNKMDRALLELQLEPDELYQTFQRIVENVNVIISTYGEGEHGPMGNIMVDPVVGTVGFGSGLHGWAFTLKQFAEMYVAKFAAKGDQNKADLTPAERAKKVEEMMKKLWGDKYFDPSCGKFSKSATNADGNKLPRTFSQLVLDPIFKVFDAIMNFKKEETQKLIEKLDVKLDAEDKEKEGKALLKAVMRRWLPAGEALLQMITIHLPSPVTAQRYRCELLYEGPGDDEAAMGIKNCDPKAPLMMYISKMVPSTDKGRFYAFGRVFSGVVATGQKVRIMGPNFTPGKKEDLYLKPIQRTILMMGRYVEPIEDVPCGNIVGLVGVDQFLVKTGTITTFENAHNMRVMKFSVSPVVRVAVEAKNPADLPKLVEGLKRLAKSDPMVQCIIEESGEHIVAGAGELHLEICLKDLEEDHACIPLKKSDPVVSYRETVSAESDQVCLSKSPNKHNRLYMKARPFPDGLAEDIDKGDVTSRQEVKQRARYLTEKYEWEVAEARKIWCFGPDGTGPNILVDVTKGVQYLNEIKDSVVAGFQWATKEGALCEENMRATRFDIHDVTLHADAIHRGGGQVIPTARRVLYASVLTAQPRLMEPIYLVEIQCPEQVVGGIYGVLNRKRGHVFEESQVARTPIFVVKAYLPVNESFGFTADLRSNTGGQAFPQCVFDHWQILPGDPYDVNSKPSQVVAETRKRKGLKEGIPALDNFLDKL, encoded by the exons ATG GTGAATTTCACGATAGACCAGATTAGGGAAATTATGGACAAAAAGTCCAACATCAGGAACATGTCTGTGATTGCCCATGTGGACCATGGCAAATCTACTCTCACTGATTCCTTGGTGTGCAAGGCTGGTATTATTGCTTCTGCACGTGCAGGAGAGACCAGATTCACTGACACGAGAAAAGATGAACAGGAAAGGTGTATCACCATAAAGTCAAC AGCTATCTCTCTTTATTATGAGCTCCATGAAAATGACTTGGATTTTATTAAGCAATGCAAGGATGGTTCTGGCTTCCTCATAAACCTGATAGACTCACCGGGACACGTTGACTTCTCCTCTGAGGTGACGGCAGCACTTAGAGTTACAGATGGTGCCCTTGTAGTGGTAGACTGTGTATCAG gtgtgtgtgtgcagacTGAGACAGTCTTGAGACAAGCCATTGCAGAGCGTATCAAGCCTGTCTTAATGATGAACAAGATGGACCGAGCTCTCCTTGAGCTGCAGCTGGAACCCGATGAGCTTTACCAAACTTTCCAGCGGATTGTGGAGAATGTGAATGTCATCATCTCAACCTATGGTGAAGGAGAGCATGGACCAATGGGAAACATTATG GTGGATCCTGTGGTTGGGACTGTAGGATTTGGTTCAGGCCTCCATGGCTGGGCTTTTACTCTGAAACAGTTTGCAGAGATGTATGTTGCCAAGTTTGCTGCTAAAGGTGATCAAAATAAAGCAGACCTCACTCCAGCAGAACGTGCCAAGAAAGTGGAAGAGATGATGAAAAAGCTTTGGGGAGATAA GTACTTTGATCCTTCCTGTGGAAAATTCAGCAAATCAGCAACCAATGCAGATGGCAATAAGCTGCCTCGCACTTTCTCCCAACTTGTCTTGGATCCAATCTTTAAG GTTTTTGATGCCATTATGAATTTCAAGAAAGAAGAGACCCAGAAATTGATTGAAAAACTTGACGTAAAGCTTGATGCGGAGGAcaaagaaaaagaaggaaaagCTCTACTTAAG GCTGTTATGCGCCGTTGGTTACCTGCAGGTGAAGCTTTACTCCAGATGATTACCATCCATCTTCCTTCTCCCGTCACAGCCCAGAGGTACCGCTGTGAACTGCTATATGAGGGTCCTGGTGATGATGAGGCTGCCATGG GGATAAAGAATTGCGATCCTAAAGCTCCTCTTATGATGTATATCTCCAAGATGGTGCCAAGCACTGACAAGGGTAGATTCTATGCCTTTGGTCGTGTCTTCTCTGGTGTTGTTGCTACTGGGCAGAAGGTGCGCATCATGGGCCCGAACTTCACACCAGGAAAGAAAGAGGACTTGTACTTGAAGCCAATCCAAAG AACTATCCTGATGATGGGTCGCTATGTAGAGCCCATTGAAGATGTGCCATGTGGGAACATTGTTGGTTTGGTTGGGGTCGATCAGTTCCTGGTTAAGACCGGAACCATCACCACCTTTGAAAATGCTCACAACATGCGTGTTATGAAGTTCAGCGTTAGTCCTGTGGTGAGAGTTGCTGTGGAGGCCAAAAACCCAGCTGATCTGCCAAAGTTGGTGGAGGGCCTCAAACGTCTGGCTAAGTCTGATCCCATGGTTCAG TGTATCATTGAAGAGTCTGGCGAGCACATAGTGGCGGGTGCTGGAGAGCTGCATCTGGAGATTTGCCTGAAAGACCTTGAGGAAGATCATGCTTGCATCCCTCTGAAG aaatcagaCCCAGTTGTGTCATATCGTGAAACAGTTAGTGCTGAATCAGACCAGGTTTGCTTGTCCAAGTCGCCCAACAAGCACAATCGGCTGTACATGAAGGCTCGTCCTTTCCCAGATGGCTTGGCTGAGGACATTGATAAGGGTGATGTGACCTCTCGGCAGGAGGTTAAACAGAGAGCTCGCTACCTGACTGAAAAATATGAATGGGAGGTTGCGGAGGCCCGTAAGATATGGTGCTTTGGACCAGATGGCACAGGGCCCAACATTCTTGTGGATGTCACAAAGGGAGTTCAATATTTGAATGAGATAAAGGACAGCGTAGTGGCTGGTTTCCAGTGGGCAACCAAAGAA GGTGCTCTCTGTGAAGAGAATATGCGAGCAACCCGATTTGACATTCATGACGTCACCCTTCATGCTGATGCCATCCACAGAGGTGGTGGTCAGGTCATTCCTACAGCCCGTAGGGTTCTGTATGCTTCTGTGCTTACTGCTCAGCCGAGACTCATGGAGCCCATTTACCTGGTTGAGATTCAG TGCCCAGAGCAGGTTGTTGGTGGCATCTACGGTGTGCTGAACAGAAAAAGAGGCCATGTCTTTGAGGAGTCCCAAGTGGCAAGGACACCTATATTTGTTGTTAAGGCATACCTGCCTGTAAATGAATCATTTG GTTTCACAGCAGACCTGCGGTCTAACACAGGAGGACAGGCCTTCCCTCAGTGTGTGTTTGACCACTGGCAGATTTTGCCAGGTGACCCCTATGATGTAAACAGCAAACCTAGCCAGGTTGTTGCAGAGACCCGTAAGCGCAAAGGTCTAAAGGAGGGCATCCCAGCATTGGACAACTTCTTGGACAAACTATAA
- the LOC127418027 gene encoding elongation factor 2-like isoform X2 — translation MMNKMDRALLELQLEPDELYQTFQRIVENVNVIISTYGEGEHGPMGNIMVDPVVGTVGFGSGLHGWAFTLKQFAEMYVAKFAAKGDQNKADLTPAERAKKVEEMMKKLWGDKYFDPSCGKFSKSATNADGNKLPRTFSQLVLDPIFKVFDAIMNFKKEETQKLIEKLDVKLDAEDKEKEGKALLKAVMRRWLPAGEALLQMITIHLPSPVTAQRYRCELLYEGPGDDEAAMGIKNCDPKAPLMMYISKMVPSTDKGRFYAFGRVFSGVVATGQKVRIMGPNFTPGKKEDLYLKPIQRTILMMGRYVEPIEDVPCGNIVGLVGVDQFLVKTGTITTFENAHNMRVMKFSVSPVVRVAVEAKNPADLPKLVEGLKRLAKSDPMVQCIIEESGEHIVAGAGELHLEICLKDLEEDHACIPLKKSDPVVSYRETVSAESDQVCLSKSPNKHNRLYMKARPFPDGLAEDIDKGDVTSRQEVKQRARYLTEKYEWEVAEARKIWCFGPDGTGPNILVDVTKGVQYLNEIKDSVVAGFQWATKEGALCEENMRATRFDIHDVTLHADAIHRGGGQVIPTARRVLYASVLTAQPRLMEPIYLVEIQCPEQVVGGIYGVLNRKRGHVFEESQVARTPIFVVKAYLPVNESFGFTADLRSNTGGQAFPQCVFDHWQILPGDPYDVNSKPSQVVAETRKRKGLKEGIPALDNFLDKL, via the exons ATGATGAACAAGATGGACCGAGCTCTCCTTGAGCTGCAGCTGGAACCCGATGAGCTTTACCAAACTTTCCAGCGGATTGTGGAGAATGTGAATGTCATCATCTCAACCTATGGTGAAGGAGAGCATGGACCAATGGGAAACATTATG GTGGATCCTGTGGTTGGGACTGTAGGATTTGGTTCAGGCCTCCATGGCTGGGCTTTTACTCTGAAACAGTTTGCAGAGATGTATGTTGCCAAGTTTGCTGCTAAAGGTGATCAAAATAAAGCAGACCTCACTCCAGCAGAACGTGCCAAGAAAGTGGAAGAGATGATGAAAAAGCTTTGGGGAGATAA GTACTTTGATCCTTCCTGTGGAAAATTCAGCAAATCAGCAACCAATGCAGATGGCAATAAGCTGCCTCGCACTTTCTCCCAACTTGTCTTGGATCCAATCTTTAAG GTTTTTGATGCCATTATGAATTTCAAGAAAGAAGAGACCCAGAAATTGATTGAAAAACTTGACGTAAAGCTTGATGCGGAGGAcaaagaaaaagaaggaaaagCTCTACTTAAG GCTGTTATGCGCCGTTGGTTACCTGCAGGTGAAGCTTTACTCCAGATGATTACCATCCATCTTCCTTCTCCCGTCACAGCCCAGAGGTACCGCTGTGAACTGCTATATGAGGGTCCTGGTGATGATGAGGCTGCCATGG GGATAAAGAATTGCGATCCTAAAGCTCCTCTTATGATGTATATCTCCAAGATGGTGCCAAGCACTGACAAGGGTAGATTCTATGCCTTTGGTCGTGTCTTCTCTGGTGTTGTTGCTACTGGGCAGAAGGTGCGCATCATGGGCCCGAACTTCACACCAGGAAAGAAAGAGGACTTGTACTTGAAGCCAATCCAAAG AACTATCCTGATGATGGGTCGCTATGTAGAGCCCATTGAAGATGTGCCATGTGGGAACATTGTTGGTTTGGTTGGGGTCGATCAGTTCCTGGTTAAGACCGGAACCATCACCACCTTTGAAAATGCTCACAACATGCGTGTTATGAAGTTCAGCGTTAGTCCTGTGGTGAGAGTTGCTGTGGAGGCCAAAAACCCAGCTGATCTGCCAAAGTTGGTGGAGGGCCTCAAACGTCTGGCTAAGTCTGATCCCATGGTTCAG TGTATCATTGAAGAGTCTGGCGAGCACATAGTGGCGGGTGCTGGAGAGCTGCATCTGGAGATTTGCCTGAAAGACCTTGAGGAAGATCATGCTTGCATCCCTCTGAAG aaatcagaCCCAGTTGTGTCATATCGTGAAACAGTTAGTGCTGAATCAGACCAGGTTTGCTTGTCCAAGTCGCCCAACAAGCACAATCGGCTGTACATGAAGGCTCGTCCTTTCCCAGATGGCTTGGCTGAGGACATTGATAAGGGTGATGTGACCTCTCGGCAGGAGGTTAAACAGAGAGCTCGCTACCTGACTGAAAAATATGAATGGGAGGTTGCGGAGGCCCGTAAGATATGGTGCTTTGGACCAGATGGCACAGGGCCCAACATTCTTGTGGATGTCACAAAGGGAGTTCAATATTTGAATGAGATAAAGGACAGCGTAGTGGCTGGTTTCCAGTGGGCAACCAAAGAA GGTGCTCTCTGTGAAGAGAATATGCGAGCAACCCGATTTGACATTCATGACGTCACCCTTCATGCTGATGCCATCCACAGAGGTGGTGGTCAGGTCATTCCTACAGCCCGTAGGGTTCTGTATGCTTCTGTGCTTACTGCTCAGCCGAGACTCATGGAGCCCATTTACCTGGTTGAGATTCAG TGCCCAGAGCAGGTTGTTGGTGGCATCTACGGTGTGCTGAACAGAAAAAGAGGCCATGTCTTTGAGGAGTCCCAAGTGGCAAGGACACCTATATTTGTTGTTAAGGCATACCTGCCTGTAAATGAATCATTTG GTTTCACAGCAGACCTGCGGTCTAACACAGGAGGACAGGCCTTCCCTCAGTGTGTGTTTGACCACTGGCAGATTTTGCCAGGTGACCCCTATGATGTAAACAGCAAACCTAGCCAGGTTGTTGCAGAGACCCGTAAGCGCAAAGGTCTAAAGGAGGGCATCCCAGCATTGGACAACTTCTTGGACAAACTATAA